A portion of the Halodesulfovibrio aestuarii DSM 17919 = ATCC 29578 genome contains these proteins:
- a CDS encoding esterase/lipase family protein: MKLLFVHGWNVTSFDSYGELPDALKISAPPELSIETEDLFLGRYINFDDEITLEDVARAFNKARLDVVGKEEFSCITHSTGGPVIRLWMHLYYGSNGFSNCPLKHLVMLAPANHGSALAALGKKRLVRFAKELFKGVEQGIQLLRWLQLGSNEQRELNMAWLDYSPENSDCYSFVLTGETIDNSFYDFINSYLVEPGSDGVIRICSANMNYQYVELIQNNDPELIGFDGKKIALLSPVRGIVQSPSTPLAIIPEASHSGTAFGIMRNVKRNEPVVSRILDCLKVASRQDYENITHDFNAQLQLNQETTDKFSMLIFRIRDDRGNIIEDFDMLLLAGESYRPDMLPQGFFQDRQYNKQSGALVYYINHSQMGEESHFGIRINARPDVGFCRYVPIEFRSNGYAVHDILKPNQTMLIDVVLKRIVDDETFRFEPLSVAKGDFSNTEPTQSEN; the protein is encoded by the coding sequence GTGAAGTTACTATTTGTTCATGGTTGGAATGTTACGAGTTTTGATAGCTATGGTGAGCTTCCAGATGCCTTAAAGATCTCAGCCCCTCCTGAGCTATCTATTGAAACAGAAGATCTTTTCTTAGGCCGGTATATTAACTTTGATGATGAAATAACTTTAGAAGATGTAGCTCGGGCTTTCAACAAGGCTCGATTAGATGTTGTTGGGAAAGAAGAGTTTTCTTGTATTACCCATTCTACCGGTGGGCCGGTAATTCGTTTATGGATGCATTTGTATTACGGAAGTAATGGTTTTTCTAATTGTCCCTTAAAACACTTAGTAATGTTAGCACCGGCTAACCATGGTTCCGCGTTGGCTGCCTTAGGGAAAAAAAGATTAGTTAGGTTTGCAAAAGAGTTATTTAAAGGTGTTGAGCAAGGCATTCAACTGTTACGTTGGCTTCAGCTTGGAAGTAATGAACAACGTGAGTTAAATATGGCCTGGTTAGATTATTCCCCAGAAAACAGCGATTGTTATTCTTTTGTTCTGACTGGGGAAACAATTGATAATAGCTTTTATGATTTTATTAATAGCTATTTAGTTGAGCCAGGGTCAGATGGTGTTATTCGGATTTGTAGTGCGAATATGAATTACCAGTATGTTGAGCTTATTCAAAACAATGATCCTGAACTGATTGGTTTTGATGGAAAAAAAATTGCGTTGCTTAGCCCCGTTCGTGGCATAGTTCAAAGTCCTTCAACTCCTTTAGCCATTATTCCTGAGGCGAGTCATTCTGGAACAGCTTTTGGTATTATGCGTAATGTTAAGCGTAATGAACCTGTTGTTTCACGTATTTTGGATTGCTTGAAAGTAGCCTCTCGTCAGGACTATGAAAATATAACACATGATTTTAATGCGCAATTACAGTTGAATCAAGAAACAACAGATAAATTTTCGATGTTAATTTTTCGCATACGGGATGACCGAGGCAACATTATCGAAGATTTTGATATGTTATTGCTTGCTGGAGAATCTTATCGCCCTGACATGCTACCTCAGGGCTTTTTTCAAGATCGACAGTATAATAAGCAGTCTGGGGCGCTTGTGTATTATATAAATCACAGTCAGATGGGAGAGGAAAGCCATTTTGGAATTAGAATTAACGCAAGACCAGATGTTGGCTTTTGCCGTTATGTTCCAATCGAATTTCGGTCAAATGGCTATGCTGTTCATGACATTTTAAAGCCAAATCAAACGATGCTTATAGATGTAGTTTTGAAACGAATAGTTGATGATGAAACTTTTCGTTTTGAACCATTAAGTGTTGCTAAAGGGGATTTTAGCAACACTGAGCCAACGCAGTCTGAAAATTGA
- a CDS encoding SIR2 family protein: MNISEFVSNYRNHPVLFIGTGVSLRYLESSYSWDGLLKHIAFELTGNNEDYLDLKLECREEGSARFDKLATMLSDKFEVVATSERNGKFKYVNDIFYENAEKDIFLSRLKIYLSEVLRNIEYRDGIQEELTAFRRMRKNIGSIITTNYDLLIEDLFQFTPIVGNNLLLSNQYGSVYKIHGCVTDPTNIIITENDYEHFKAKYELIRAQLLSLFIHNPIIFIGYSVGDQNIKELLQTIFNYVDYNSEQAEVIRSQFLLIEYQTGSDSTEIVDHDIVINENVTVRINKIKTDNYVAVYDAVSSLELPVSAMDIRKVQKVWKKIVTGGSISVKITEDIDSLQNGDLVLAVGSEKTISYEYQNLAEMMANYFEIIEEDNRALLRVINKQRINSNQYFPIYAFGEICHEIERLDELQLQQQNKLKSKINSIPRRHQMEFHSISDIFESDAITASQKEVVILWNYYKENISSEDLKGYLLQYSGKLKSTNYKFLLCAYDFFVCGGEGARESIEDY, translated from the coding sequence TACTTAGACCTTAAATTGGAATGTCGAGAGGAAGGGAGTGCTAGGTTTGATAAACTTGCCACCATGCTGAGCGATAAATTTGAGGTAGTTGCGACTTCAGAGCGTAACGGTAAGTTTAAATATGTAAATGATATATTTTATGAAAATGCTGAAAAAGACATTTTTTTAAGTAGGTTAAAGATCTATTTATCTGAAGTGTTACGAAATATTGAATACAGAGACGGTATTCAAGAAGAATTAACTGCTTTTAGAAGAATGCGCAAAAATATCGGTTCCATAATTACAACTAATTATGATCTGTTAATTGAAGATTTATTCCAGTTTACCCCCATTGTGGGTAATAATTTATTGCTTAGTAATCAATATGGCTCTGTATATAAAATTCATGGCTGTGTGACAGATCCCACTAATATTATCATAACAGAAAATGACTATGAGCACTTTAAGGCGAAATATGAGCTTATTCGAGCGCAGTTACTATCCCTTTTTATTCATAATCCAATAATTTTTATTGGTTATAGTGTGGGAGATCAAAATATTAAGGAGTTGCTTCAAACTATTTTCAACTACGTTGATTATAACTCTGAACAAGCTGAGGTTATTCGGAGTCAGTTTTTGCTTATTGAGTATCAAACAGGAAGTGACTCAACTGAGATTGTCGACCATGATATCGTGATAAACGAAAATGTTACGGTTAGGATCAATAAGATCAAAACAGATAACTATGTCGCAGTATATGATGCGGTATCCAGCCTTGAGCTACCAGTGTCAGCAATGGATATTAGAAAAGTTCAAAAGGTATGGAAAAAAATAGTCACAGGTGGTTCAATTTCTGTAAAAATTACAGAAGACATAGATTCCTTGCAAAATGGGGACTTAGTGTTGGCTGTTGGTTCGGAAAAGACCATATCGTATGAATATCAAAATTTAGCAGAAATGATGGCAAATTATTTTGAAATTATTGAAGAAGATAATCGAGCCCTGCTGAGGGTAATCAATAAACAACGTATTAATTCTAATCAATATTTCCCGATATATGCCTTTGGTGAAATATGCCATGAAATTGAAAGATTAGATGAGTTGCAGTTACAACAACAAAATAAATTAAAGTCAAAAATTAATAGTATACCTAGGCGACATCAAATGGAGTTTCATTCAATAAGTGACATTTTTGAGTCTGATGCGATTACTGCAAGCCAAAAGGAAGTAGTAATACTTTGGAATTACTACAAAGAAAATATTAGTTCAGAGGATTTAAAAGGTTACTTGTTGCAATATTCTGGCAAGCTCAAGAGTACCAACTATAAATTCTTGCTTTGTGCATATGATTTCTTTGTGTGTGGAGGGGAAGGGGCAAGAGAATCGATTGAAGATTATTAA